A window of Hydrogenophilus thermoluteolus genomic DNA:
GTCTTCCAAGTGGGGGCCAATTTCTCCGGGACAACCACCGCATCGGGGTTTGATTCCAACGGCGTCTATACGGCGGGCGGCGCGAGCACGATCACCGCTTCCGACAAGATTGGCTTTGATGCCCTCAGCATCTTCTCCTCAGGTAATGTGGGTTCCGCGATTGCGGGCGGGTCTGCCGCGGCAACCAGCTCGGCAATCACCATCTCAGCGGTCGATGCCGCGCTTTCGGCGATCAGCGCAGTCGATGCGGCGCTCAAAACGGTGAACGACATCCGCGCTACGCTCGGTGCAGTGCAATCGCGCTTCCAGGCCACGATCAACAACCTGCAAGTGTCGATCGAAAATCTCTCGGCCTCGCGCAGCCGCATCCGCGACGCCGATTTCGCGCAAGAGACCGCCGCGCTGTCGCGCGCGCAAATCCTGCAGCAGGCGGGTACCGCGATGCTCGCGCAGGCGAACGCGGCGCCTCAAAACGTGTTGAGTCTGTTGCGCTAAGCAAACCGCGTAACATTCGGGTAAGGGCTAAGGCGGCGGCGCGAGGGAGACCTGGCGCGCGCCGCCTATCGACCATGAGGAGACGACGATGAGCACTACGCCCACGGTATCGTTACCGCAACAGAGCGCGACGCAGATGGTTCGCGATGTCACGCCGCCGCCTGCTGTTCGGGCAACGGAGACGGAAAGGAATCTGCACCAAAACCGTGCGGTTCCGGGTACGGAACGCCCAACGCCACAGCAGGGGGCAACCAACACCGCGCCACAGCAGGCCACCGCGCCACAGCCCAACGCGCCACTCGATCAGCGAACCGTCGAAGATGCCGTACGAAAGGTGCAGAAAACCGTCTCAGCGCTCAACAGCGCGTTACAATTTCAAATCGACCAAGATACGGAAAAACTGGTGATCAAGATCATCGATAGCAACACGAAAGAGGTGATCAAGCAGATCCCGCCGCAAGAGATCTTGGAAATCGCCAAAGCACTGGATAAACTGCAAGGATTGCTGGTACGCGAAAAAGCGTAAGCAAACTCTGCCGCACGGCAAAGGAGGTGCGCGATGGCCATCACAGCAACCGGAATTGGCTCTGGGCTCGACATCAAAGGGCTTGTTGCCCAAATAATGCAGATCGAACGGCAACCACTGACCCGCCTGGAAAACCGTAAAACCCAACTGGAAAACCAGATTTCGGCATTTGGCCAGATCAAGTCGGCAATTGCTGAACTCAAAACGGCGCTCGAAGCGCTCGGCAAAAGCGAAACTTTTGGCGCAACGAAAGCCACAGTTCCCGCAAACGCCGACTTCACTGCAGTAGCGAAAGCCGGTGCTGCGGTGGGCTTCTACGATATCTCCGTGCAGCAGCTCGCTACCCAGCAGCGGGTAGCAACGAGTGCCACGACCCAATTCGACCCCTCTGGCGGTGGCACCCTCGCAATTACCGTAGGCAGTAACACTGTCTCACTCAATGTGGCTAGCGGCACCACGCTGCAACAGTTACGCGACCAGATCAACAATGCCAATGCCGGCGTCACGGCGACAATCATCAACAACGGCGGAGTGAACCAGCTTGTTCTCTCCAGCAAGGAGACCGGTGCAGCCAACGCTTTTACCCTCACCGGCACTGGAGCGCTTGCGGGACTCAGTTTCTCCGACCCCAACACTCTTCCCACCAACTCGAGCAGCACACTCTATCGTGTGCAAAGCGCCCAAGATGCCCAGTTGACGGTCAACGGAATCAGCATTACCCGCAGCAGCAACCAGATCAGCGACGTGATCGACCACGTCGCGTTAACGCTCACAGGCGCCTCCAATACAAGCAAAACGCT
This region includes:
- a CDS encoding flagellar protein FlaG, which codes for MSTTPTVSLPQQSATQMVRDVTPPPAVRATETERNLHQNRAVPGTERPTPQQGATNTAPQQATAPQPNAPLDQRTVEDAVRKVQKTVSALNSALQFQIDQDTEKLVIKIIDSNTKEVIKQIPPQEILEIAKALDKLQGLLVREKA
- a CDS encoding flagellin N-terminal helical domain-containing protein — protein: MSVINTNIMSLNAQRNLYKTGLDMQTAMQRLSSGLRINSAKDDAAGLAISERMTSGIRGMTVAVRNANDAISMAQVTEGALGQIGDILQRMRDLAVQSANATNSTADRDALQKEFRQLQLEIERIGRDTEFNGVKVLSAATSAAAFVFQVGANFSGTTTASGFDSNGVYTAGGASTITASDKIGFDALSIFSSGNVGSAIAGGSAAATSSAITISAVDAALSAISAVDAALKTVNDIRATLGAVQSRFQATINNLQVSIENLSASRSRIRDADFAQETAALSRAQILQQAGTAMLAQANAAPQNVLSLLR
- the fliD gene encoding flagellar filament capping protein FliD, with protein sequence MAITATGIGSGLDIKGLVAQIMQIERQPLTRLENRKTQLENQISAFGQIKSAIAELKTALEALGKSETFGATKATVPANADFTAVAKAGAAVGFYDISVQQLATQQRVATSATTQFDPSGGGTLAITVGSNTVSLNVASGTTLQQLRDQINNANAGVTATIINNGGVNQLVLSSKETGAANAFTLTGTGALAGLSFSDPNTLPTNSSSTLYRVQSAQDAQLTVNGISITRSSNQISDVIDHVALTLTGASNTSKTLSVTQDLDPAKNAIKKLADAYNSLMTKIDTLGGYDAEKKSPGALYGDASLRGLRNQLRQVLGQEIAGLGAFGRLHDFGVEFDSTGRMKVNDSILTDALTNYWRDVASFFAGVGSTEGLSTRGAALAENYIKSSGLIDLRVKGLQQSVKLIDKQNEALQNRLARIEEMYLRQFNAMDGIVGQMNATGIYLTQQLARFNNNG